Proteins encoded within one genomic window of Chelatococcus sp. HY11:
- a CDS encoding ABC transporter permease, with translation MLIYCIRRVLSTIPVMLFVAFFVFSLLYLAPGDPALIIAGDHASADDVARIRQALGLDQPFLIRFWDWLLQVTRGDLGQSIFTNLPVAHMIGQRVGPTLSLMVLTMVLSVVIAVPIGVVAAWRRGSWVDHFVTAGAVFSFSVPVFVVGYLLAYVFAVQLGWLPVQGYTPLSAGILPFLGNLILPVLALSGVYIALIARIARAAMIEVLTQDYVRTARAKGLGQGAVLFVHSLKNAAVPIITVIGIGVALLIGGTVVTESVFAIPGLGRLTVDAILRRDYPVIQGIVLIFSITYVLINLVVDILYTIFDPRIRY, from the coding sequence ATGTTGATTTACTGCATACGTCGCGTCTTATCGACCATTCCGGTGATGTTGTTCGTGGCGTTCTTCGTCTTTAGCTTGCTCTATCTCGCGCCCGGCGACCCCGCGCTGATCATCGCCGGGGATCATGCGAGCGCGGACGATGTCGCGCGGATCCGACAGGCACTCGGGCTCGACCAGCCGTTTCTCATTCGTTTCTGGGACTGGCTCCTGCAGGTTACCCGGGGCGACCTTGGGCAGTCCATTTTCACGAACCTGCCGGTCGCCCATATGATCGGCCAACGGGTAGGCCCGACCTTGTCGTTGATGGTGCTGACCATGGTCCTGTCGGTTGTCATCGCGGTCCCCATCGGTGTCGTTGCCGCCTGGCGCAGGGGCTCGTGGGTTGACCATTTTGTCACTGCCGGAGCGGTTTTCAGCTTTTCAGTTCCCGTCTTCGTTGTCGGCTATCTACTTGCTTATGTTTTCGCCGTTCAGCTCGGATGGCTGCCCGTTCAGGGCTACACGCCGTTAAGCGCCGGAATTCTCCCGTTTTTGGGAAATCTGATCCTGCCTGTTCTTGCGTTATCGGGGGTCTATATCGCGCTCATCGCGCGCATTGCGCGGGCCGCGATGATCGAGGTCCTGACGCAGGACTATGTACGGACGGCGCGCGCCAAGGGCCTTGGGCAGGGGGCCGTCCTATTCGTCCACTCATTGAAGAATGCGGCGGTTCCCATCATTACGGTCATCGGCATCGGTGTGGCGCTGCTGATCGGCGGCACGGTAGTCACCGAAAGCGTTTTCGCCATTCCCGGTCTCGGGCGCCTCACCGTTGACGCCATTCTGAGGCGCGACTATCCGGTCATCCAGGGTATCGTGCTGATTTTCAGCATCACTTACGTGCTGATCAATCTTGTCGTGGATATTCTCTATACCATCTTTGATCCCCGAATTCGGTACTGA
- a CDS encoding heavy-metal-associated domain-containing protein, whose translation MCDARAINKQDHGPAADAGSPIHVADMTCGHCAATIRGSIEKALPGASVSIDQDARLVSVAGADPARVREIIALAGYKPDSP comes from the coding sequence ATGTGCGATGCACGCGCCATCAACAAGCAGGATCATGGTCCGGCAGCCGATGCGGGCAGCCCCATCCACGTCGCGGACATGACCTGCGGTCACTGCGCCGCGACAATCCGAGGTTCCATCGAGAAGGCTTTGCCGGGAGCCTCGGTCAGCATCGATCAGGACGCGCGGCTTGTTTCCGTGGCGGGCGCTGACCCTGCAAGGGTTCGCGAGATCATCGCTCTGGCCGGCTACAAGCCCGACAGCCCGTGA
- a CDS encoding carboxymuconolactone decarboxylase family protein produces MASSENLPLELKAMNLRFGALGKAAPQAMTAFRSLMGEASKAGVLPSSTKELIAVAIAVHQGCADCILFHVANARRHGASREELAEVLAVTIEMGGGPSAVYASRALEAFDTFTSEHI; encoded by the coding sequence ATGGCATCATCCGAGAACCTGCCGCTTGAGCTAAAGGCGATGAATCTGCGCTTCGGCGCGCTCGGCAAGGCGGCGCCACAGGCCATGACCGCCTTTCGTTCGTTGATGGGGGAGGCGTCCAAAGCCGGCGTCCTGCCGTCCAGCACCAAGGAACTGATCGCTGTCGCCATCGCCGTTCATCAGGGATGCGCGGACTGCATTCTGTTTCATGTCGCCAATGCGAGGAGGCACGGGGCCAGTCGCGAGGAACTGGCCGAGGTGCTCGCGGTCACGATCGAGATGGGCGGCGGGCCCTCCGCCGTCTATGCCAGCCGTGCGCTCGAGGCATTCGACACGTTCACGTCCGAGCATATTTGA
- a CDS encoding ABC transporter permease, translating to MTVEHATLPLEVSSERRGQTLRRLASHRPLLLGATILLVLLLIAVAAPLLGTVDPAALSPARRNRAPSELYWFGTDQLGRDIYSRVIYGTRISLIVGLSVAVLSAAAGIIVGMTAGYIRWTDGIIMRMMDGLMSIPPILLAIALMTLTRGSLGNVILAITISEIPRVARVVRGALLSLREQPFVLAAVATGVSVPRIMLRHILPNIMAPVIIQATYICGAAMLTEAILSFIGAGLPPTIPSWGNIMAEGRALWQVKPYMIAFPAIFLSIAILAVNLVGDGLRDALDPRLRER from the coding sequence ATGACAGTCGAACACGCAACCCTCCCGCTTGAAGTCTCTTCCGAACGCCGGGGACAGACATTGCGGCGTCTGGCGAGCCATCGCCCCTTGCTCCTCGGAGCAACCATACTTCTCGTCCTCCTCCTCATCGCAGTCGCGGCGCCCCTGCTTGGAACCGTGGATCCCGCGGCATTGTCGCCAGCGCGGCGCAACCGCGCGCCATCGGAACTTTACTGGTTCGGCACCGATCAACTTGGCCGGGACATTTATTCGCGCGTGATCTACGGCACGCGTATATCATTGATTGTCGGGCTTTCCGTCGCAGTTCTATCGGCTGCGGCCGGGATCATCGTGGGCATGACTGCGGGTTACATCCGCTGGACCGATGGCATCATCATGCGGATGATGGATGGATTGATGTCGATCCCGCCCATCCTGCTTGCGATCGCCTTGATGACGTTGACCCGCGGATCGCTTGGAAATGTCATTCTCGCGATCACGATATCGGAGATCCCACGCGTTGCCCGCGTGGTGCGCGGCGCCTTGCTCAGCCTGCGAGAGCAGCCTTTCGTTCTCGCCGCCGTGGCAACAGGCGTAAGCGTCCCGCGGATCATGCTGCGCCACATCCTTCCCAATATCATGGCGCCGGTCATTATTCAGGCCACCTATATTTGCGGAGCGGCTATGCTGACAGAAGCCATTCTGTCCTTCATTGGCGCTGGTCTGCCGCCCACCATACCGTCCTGGGGCAACATCATGGCCGAAGGCCGCGCACTGTGGCAGGTCAAGCCCTATATGATTGCCTTCCCGGCGATCTTCCTGTCCATCGCCATCCTCGCCGTGAACCTCGTCGGCGATGGTCTCCGCGACGCCCTGGATCCGCGCTTGCGTGAAAGATAA
- a CDS encoding FAD-binding oxidoreductase produces the protein MPDIVIKPATTDEVAEIVSFLAASETAIVSRGGGLSYSAGVVPARKAVVIDTKRIDHVHVAADDLYAVVGAGCTWQRLADALKPHGLRPQIAVPISGGHSTVGGAVSQNVPGSMDGIIGFTVVLADGSTIRTGSWATQQSTPFYRNNGPDLTGLFLGDCGAFGVKTEVALRLIPERPCSFASFTFPTTAAMLQALTGVQHAGVATRCFVIDRDKGELAGKVNFGETVQTVRAVAAQAGSIGRALRDVTGLKRAQSEIAGAPWSMHLIMEGVSEAAAEASAVIARGICQKSGTEIVASIAKAARARPFNLRGFLGPAGERWVPVHGLMSLSSARQAMADMEAYAAGINADLLRHGIRLNWLLSSQGAYVLIEPMMYWPDAVGPVHDNYLPIDSRPGQKQFPANPAARELVTRTRTALRDIMDRNGAIHLQSGRYYNLAEAMDAQSRGLLERVKTMLDPSHCLNPRVLGL, from the coding sequence TTGCCTGATATTGTGATAAAGCCTGCCACAACAGACGAAGTAGCTGAGATCGTATCCTTTCTGGCCGCCAGCGAAACCGCTATCGTGTCGAGGGGTGGCGGCCTGTCCTACAGTGCTGGCGTCGTCCCGGCGCGCAAGGCCGTTGTCATCGATACGAAGCGCATCGACCACGTCCATGTCGCGGCGGATGATCTCTACGCGGTCGTCGGCGCGGGCTGCACATGGCAGCGACTGGCTGATGCCTTGAAACCCCATGGGCTACGGCCCCAGATCGCGGTTCCCATTTCGGGCGGCCATTCGACCGTAGGCGGCGCGGTTTCGCAGAATGTGCCGGGTTCGATGGATGGCATCATCGGTTTTACAGTGGTATTGGCAGACGGCTCGACAATACGCACGGGCAGCTGGGCGACCCAGCAATCCACCCCTTTCTATCGCAACAACGGCCCTGATCTCACGGGGCTCTTTCTGGGGGACTGCGGTGCCTTCGGCGTCAAGACCGAGGTAGCCTTGCGGCTTATACCTGAGCGACCCTGCAGCTTTGCCTCCTTCACCTTTCCGACGACCGCCGCGATGTTGCAGGCTCTCACCGGCGTGCAGCATGCCGGTGTTGCCACCCGATGCTTCGTGATCGACCGCGATAAAGGTGAGCTGGCCGGCAAGGTCAATTTCGGCGAGACGGTGCAGACGGTCAGGGCCGTCGCGGCCCAGGCTGGCTCGATCGGCCGGGCGCTCCGCGATGTCACCGGTCTCAAGCGTGCGCAGTCCGAAATCGCGGGCGCCCCCTGGTCCATGCATCTCATCATGGAAGGTGTCAGCGAAGCGGCAGCCGAGGCCTCCGCCGTCATCGCGCGCGGCATATGCCAGAAATCCGGAACGGAAATCGTCGCCTCCATCGCCAAGGCGGCGCGGGCGCGCCCCTTCAATCTCCGCGGTTTCCTTGGGCCCGCCGGCGAACGCTGGGTGCCGGTGCATGGCCTCATGTCGCTCTCAAGCGCGCGGCAGGCGATGGCCGACATGGAGGCGTACGCGGCGGGGATCAACGCGGACCTCCTTCGCCACGGCATCCGGCTGAACTGGCTCTTATCCTCCCAGGGCGCCTATGTGCTGATCGAGCCCATGATGTATTGGCCTGACGCGGTTGGCCCGGTCCATGACAACTACTTGCCGATCGACAGCCGGCCCGGCCAGAAGCAATTTCCCGCCAATCCCGCGGCGCGAGAGCTCGTCACGCGGACGCGAACGGCCCTGCGCGATATCATGGACCGCAATGGAGCGATCCATTTGCAATCCGGCCGCTACTACAATCTCGCGGAAGCCATGGACGCGCAGTCTCGCGGCCTGCTGGAACGCGTCAAGACAATGCTCGACCCCTCGCATTGTCTCAATCCGCGCGTGCTCGGCCTATGA
- a CDS encoding heavy metal translocating P-type ATPase yields MTVVTHIRQPQYRRLVLPIEGMNCASCVGRVEKAIRAVEGVQEAAVNLATARATIDTGRASAAAVAEAIQRTGYKVSSNEADLAIEGMNCASCVGRVERVLAAVPGVLEANVNLATGKAHIRYVGESSLPGRAAEAATKAGYAAVPTTAGSGQRDQEDVSHHKEIRQLGLSLALATIATLPLLVMEMGTHISDSLHHLLASTIGDSTMRRIAFVLASVVQFGPGLQFYRKGAPALLRGAPDMNSLVMLGTSMAYLYSVVSTFVPAWLPEGMDYTYFEAGAVIVTLILAGRWFEAKAKGRTSSAIRRLMTLQAKTARIVRDGVERDVPIDEVRSGDIVVVRPGERVPVDGAIISGSSYIDESMITGEPVPAQKAGGDAVIGGTVNKTGSFQFEAVKVGADTLLAEIVRTVEAAQGSKLPIQALVDKVTLWFVPAVMAAAVATFLIWTFVGPQPVLSFAIANAVAVLIIACPCAMGLATPTSIMVGTGRAAEMGILFRRGDALQALRDITTIALDKTGTLTKGRPELTDIIVAEGFEEAEMLRLAASAESRSEHPIAQAIVAETKRRGIALSEPATFLAEVGFGVVARVEEHSVLVGADRLARREVVDISPLAKNAEALAASGRSPLYVMIDGKLAALLAVADPVKDSTPAALAALRQLGLRIVMITGDNRQTAEAIARELGITDVVAEVLPTGKADVVKRLQAQWGQVAFVGDGINDAPALAQADVGLAIGTGTDIAIESADVVLMSGDLRNVPNAIALSRATLRNIAQNLGWAFGYNAVLIPVAAGVLYPAFGILLSPMFAGLAMALSSVSVVTNALRLRRFAPPLEHNPTAVK; encoded by the coding sequence ATGACCGTCGTCACACACATCAGACAGCCTCAGTACCGGAGGCTCGTCCTGCCTATCGAGGGGATGAACTGCGCCTCCTGTGTCGGCCGCGTCGAAAAAGCCATCCGGGCCGTGGAGGGTGTCCAGGAGGCAGCGGTGAACCTCGCTACCGCACGGGCCACTATCGACACGGGCAGAGCAAGCGCCGCCGCGGTCGCCGAGGCCATCCAGAGGACCGGCTATAAGGTGTCCAGCAACGAGGCCGATCTCGCTATCGAGGGAATGAACTGCGCCTCATGCGTTGGTCGCGTCGAGCGGGTCCTTGCGGCCGTTCCCGGCGTTCTTGAGGCCAACGTCAACTTGGCCACGGGCAAGGCTCATATCCGCTATGTCGGCGAGAGCAGCCTGCCGGGCAGAGCGGCGGAAGCCGCCACAAAAGCCGGCTATGCGGCCGTGCCGACCACGGCGGGAAGCGGCCAGCGGGATCAGGAGGACGTCAGCCACCACAAAGAAATCCGGCAGCTCGGATTGTCCCTCGCCTTGGCGACGATCGCGACCCTTCCATTGCTCGTGATGGAAATGGGCACGCACATCTCAGACAGCCTGCACCACCTGCTGGCAAGCACCATCGGCGACAGCACAATGCGGCGGATCGCCTTCGTCCTTGCCTCGGTGGTGCAGTTCGGGCCCGGGCTCCAGTTCTATCGCAAGGGCGCCCCCGCCCTGCTGCGCGGCGCACCGGACATGAATTCTCTCGTCATGCTCGGAACCTCGATGGCCTATCTCTATTCGGTGGTTTCGACTTTCGTCCCCGCATGGCTGCCGGAGGGCATGGACTACACCTATTTCGAGGCCGGCGCCGTCATTGTCACGCTCATTCTCGCCGGACGGTGGTTCGAGGCCAAGGCCAAGGGCCGGACGAGTTCCGCTATCCGCAGGTTGATGACTCTGCAGGCAAAGACCGCGCGGATTGTCAGGGATGGCGTTGAGCGCGACGTCCCCATCGACGAGGTTCGCAGCGGTGACATCGTGGTCGTGCGCCCCGGCGAGCGTGTGCCGGTCGATGGCGCGATCATCTCCGGTTCGTCCTATATCGATGAATCCATGATCACCGGCGAGCCAGTCCCCGCCCAAAAAGCTGGGGGTGACGCGGTCATCGGCGGCACGGTGAACAAGACCGGATCTTTCCAGTTTGAGGCCGTGAAGGTCGGTGCAGACACGTTGCTGGCTGAGATCGTCCGGACGGTTGAAGCCGCGCAGGGCTCCAAGCTGCCCATCCAGGCGCTGGTCGACAAGGTCACCCTATGGTTCGTGCCGGCCGTGATGGCGGCCGCCGTGGCAACCTTCCTCATATGGACATTTGTCGGTCCCCAGCCCGTCTTGAGTTTCGCTATCGCCAACGCGGTCGCCGTCCTCATCATCGCCTGCCCCTGCGCCATGGGCCTCGCAACGCCGACATCGATCATGGTGGGGACCGGCAGGGCCGCTGAAATGGGCATCCTTTTTCGGCGCGGGGACGCTCTGCAGGCCCTGCGGGATATCACGACCATCGCGCTCGACAAGACCGGAACCTTGACCAAGGGCCGTCCTGAGCTCACCGACATCATCGTCGCGGAGGGTTTCGAGGAAGCGGAGATGCTCCGTCTCGCGGCATCCGCTGAGAGCCGATCGGAGCATCCCATCGCACAAGCCATCGTCGCCGAGACGAAGCGGCGCGGCATCGCCTTGTCGGAGCCGGCGACTTTTCTCGCCGAGGTCGGCTTCGGCGTGGTGGCGCGCGTCGAGGAACACTCGGTGTTGGTGGGCGCCGACCGCCTTGCGCGACGCGAGGTGGTCGATATCTCGCCGCTGGCGAAGAACGCGGAAGCACTCGCTGCGAGCGGCAGGTCCCCTCTCTATGTGATGATCGACGGCAAACTCGCTGCTCTCCTCGCTGTGGCCGACCCCGTGAAGGACAGCACACCGGCGGCGCTCGCCGCCCTCAGGCAGCTCGGCCTGAGGATCGTCATGATCACCGGTGACAATCGCCAGACAGCCGAGGCCATCGCGCGAGAGCTCGGGATCACGGATGTGGTTGCCGAGGTCCTGCCCACTGGAAAGGCCGATGTCGTCAAGCGGCTGCAAGCCCAGTGGGGGCAGGTCGCCTTCGTTGGTGACGGGATCAATGACGCCCCGGCCCTTGCCCAGGCCGATGTCGGGCTGGCGATTGGCACAGGCACCGACATCGCTATCGAAAGTGCCGATGTGGTGCTGATGTCGGGCGATCTGCGCAACGTCCCCAATGCGATAGCCCTGTCACGGGCCACCCTGCGCAACATCGCGCAAAACCTCGGTTGGGCATTCGGCTACAACGCTGTGCTCATCCCCGTCGCGGCGGGCGTGCTTTATCCCGCGTTCGGCATTTTGCTGTCGCCGATGTTCGCCGGGCTGGCGATGGCCCTGTCGAGCGTCAGCGTCGTCACCAACGCCCTGAGGTTGCGCCGCTTCGCGCCGCCGCTAGAGCATAATCCGACCGCAGTGAAATGA
- a CDS encoding ABC transporter substrate-binding protein: MRRREFLKGGAALTAAALAAPAVIAAERQRVLKFVPQTDVAGLDPVWTPTYPARDHALMVFDTLFAQDDSYRAVPQMVDGVVTENDGLTWKLTLRPGLVFHDGSPVLARDCVASIQRWAKRDSFGGALMAATNELSAADDKTIVFRLKRPFPLLPDALGKSYPRICPMMPERLANTDAFTQITEMVGSGPFRFVANERVAGARLVYERFDGYVPRQSGTTQWTSGPKIVHFDRVEWTIIPDPSTAFSALKSGEIDWWWTPDADLLSALRGDKNVNVRIADPTGQIGTLRFNHLVAPFNNPALRRAVLGAIDQRDFMTAIVGDDTTLWRDGVGYFCPGTPYASSAGMEVLTGPRDLEKSKAAVKAAGYNGEKIVVLAPADIPNLKALADMTADMLTKIGFNVDYQAMGWGALVQRRFKEDPVEQGGWNIFSTFWSGMDQSTPAGHAFIRGNGKPTGPGWPTAPKIEALRDAWLEASDEASRKTIAANMQVQAFEDVPYAPLGQYFFATAHRADLTGILNGLPAFWNVKRG; the protein is encoded by the coding sequence ATGCGTAGACGTGAATTCCTGAAGGGCGGAGCAGCGCTGACCGCCGCGGCGCTAGCCGCGCCGGCCGTGATCGCGGCGGAGCGGCAACGGGTGCTGAAATTCGTGCCGCAGACGGATGTCGCCGGCCTCGATCCCGTCTGGACCCCGACCTATCCCGCAAGAGACCATGCGCTGATGGTCTTCGACACCTTGTTCGCGCAGGACGACAGCTACCGGGCCGTGCCGCAGATGGTCGACGGCGTGGTGACCGAGAACGACGGCCTCACCTGGAAGCTCACGCTGCGTCCCGGCCTCGTGTTCCATGACGGATCGCCCGTGCTCGCGCGCGATTGTGTCGCGAGCATCCAGCGCTGGGCCAAGCGTGATTCGTTCGGCGGTGCGCTGATGGCCGCGACCAATGAGCTGTCCGCGGCCGATGACAAGACCATCGTCTTTCGCCTGAAGCGGCCTTTCCCGCTTCTGCCTGATGCTCTCGGCAAGTCCTATCCCCGTATCTGTCCCATGATGCCAGAGCGGCTGGCCAACACGGATGCCTTCACCCAGATCACGGAGATGGTCGGCAGTGGGCCCTTCCGCTTTGTCGCCAACGAGCGGGTGGCCGGCGCGCGCCTCGTCTACGAGCGCTTCGACGGCTATGTGCCGCGCCAGAGCGGCACCACGCAGTGGACCTCCGGTCCCAAGATCGTGCATTTCGACCGTGTCGAATGGACGATCATTCCAGATCCTTCGACCGCGTTCTCCGCGTTGAAGTCGGGCGAGATCGACTGGTGGTGGACGCCGGACGCTGATCTTCTGTCTGCGCTTCGCGGCGACAAGAACGTCAATGTGCGCATCGCGGATCCGACAGGACAGATCGGCACGCTGCGCTTCAACCATCTCGTCGCGCCCTTCAACAATCCCGCGCTTCGTCGCGCGGTGCTGGGCGCGATCGATCAGCGCGACTTCATGACGGCCATCGTCGGAGACGACACCACGCTCTGGCGTGATGGCGTCGGCTACTTCTGCCCCGGCACGCCCTACGCGAGCAGTGCGGGAATGGAGGTTCTGACAGGACCGCGCGACCTCGAAAAGAGCAAAGCCGCAGTAAAGGCAGCGGGATACAACGGGGAAAAAATCGTTGTGCTTGCTCCCGCGGATATCCCGAACTTGAAAGCCCTGGCGGACATGACCGCCGATATGCTGACGAAGATCGGCTTCAACGTCGACTATCAGGCCATGGGCTGGGGCGCGCTCGTACAGCGCCGGTTCAAGGAGGATCCCGTTGAACAAGGGGGCTGGAACATTTTCAGCACCTTCTGGAGCGGCATGGATCAGTCGACCCCCGCCGGCCATGCCTTCATCCGTGGCAATGGCAAGCCAACCGGTCCCGGCTGGCCGACCGCGCCAAAGATCGAGGCCTTGCGCGATGCCTGGCTCGAAGCCTCCGATGAGGCTTCCCGCAAGACGATCGCGGCCAACATGCAAGTACAGGCGTTCGAGGATGTGCCTTACGCACCGCTCGGCCAGTATTTCTTCGCAACAGCCCATCGGGCCGATCTGACCGGCATCCTCAACGGGCTGCCGGCCTTCTGGAACGTCAAGCGCGGCTAG
- a CDS encoding glucose 1-dehydrogenase, with protein sequence MQSEETNYFRLSGDIALVTGASRGIGRAIAVALAKSGAHVILNARDAEQLEASRAELAREGLSVSALPFDVTDTAAVEAAVATIVERHGGLDIAIGNAGQSLRKPLGQFGKADMARLMDVNLSAALVLAQAVAPSMQARGGGRILFTGSMLGQIARPNNALYAATKAGLAGLVRALAVDLGPRGIRCNVVAPGVVRTAMTETLAVDPAVDAFVKQRTPLGRWATPQDIAGAALFLVSPASAFVTGQVLLVDGGMSIQA encoded by the coding sequence TTGCAGTCGGAAGAGACGAATTATTTTCGCCTGTCCGGGGACATCGCGCTTGTCACCGGGGCATCACGCGGCATCGGGCGGGCTATCGCCGTTGCTTTGGCTAAGTCGGGCGCGCATGTCATTTTGAACGCGCGTGATGCTGAACAACTCGAGGCCAGCCGGGCTGAGCTCGCGCGGGAGGGATTGTCGGTTTCAGCGCTCCCGTTCGACGTCACGGATACCGCAGCGGTCGAGGCGGCTGTTGCGACGATCGTGGAGCGCCATGGCGGCCTCGATATTGCGATCGGCAATGCCGGACAGTCGTTACGCAAGCCGCTTGGGCAGTTTGGCAAGGCCGACATGGCCCGCTTGATGGATGTCAACCTCAGCGCGGCCTTGGTTTTGGCGCAAGCGGTCGCGCCGTCTATGCAGGCGCGCGGGGGAGGGCGCATCCTGTTTACAGGGTCCATGCTCGGCCAGATCGCCCGGCCGAACAATGCGCTCTATGCGGCGACCAAGGCCGGACTTGCCGGGCTGGTGCGTGCCCTCGCGGTCGATCTCGGGCCGCGCGGCATTCGCTGCAACGTTGTCGCTCCTGGCGTCGTGCGCACCGCGATGACAGAAACCCTGGCGGTTGATCCGGCGGTCGATGCCTTTGTGAAACAGAGGACACCACTGGGGCGGTGGGCGACACCGCAGGATATTGCGGGCGCCGCGCTTTTCCTGGTTTCACCGGCGAGTGCTTTCGTCACCGGGCAGGTGTTGCTCGTCGATGGCGGCATGTCGATCCAGGCCTGA
- a CDS encoding glucose 1-dehydrogenase produces MPDLKDKSIVITGAAGGIGAAIAKALGADGARITVADLSHDAASKVAGEITAAGGKAIAVAVDVRERAQVRAMIDSAVAAFGRLDVLFNNAGVAQTKPFLDITEEDWRFVTDVNALGVLIGMQEAIKTFRKQGGGGKIINTASIAGKQGYEPLAHYCASKFGVVAMTQAAARAFGKEGITANAFCPGVVATPMWDTIDKGFRDSGLTHNVNEAFDTFAAGAVLGRPSRPDDLVGVARYLASADSDFMTGQSLLVDGGMVFV; encoded by the coding sequence ATGCCTGATCTCAAGGACAAGAGCATCGTCATCACCGGCGCGGCCGGAGGCATTGGCGCTGCCATCGCCAAGGCGCTCGGCGCCGATGGCGCCCGCATTACCGTCGCGGATCTTTCCCATGACGCTGCCAGCAAGGTCGCGGGCGAAATCACGGCGGCGGGCGGCAAGGCGATAGCCGTGGCGGTGGACGTGCGCGAGCGCGCGCAGGTCCGCGCCATGATCGACAGTGCCGTCGCAGCTTTCGGCCGGCTCGACGTTCTCTTCAACAACGCGGGTGTCGCCCAGACGAAGCCCTTTCTCGACATCACCGAGGAGGATTGGCGCTTCGTTACCGACGTGAACGCGCTAGGCGTGCTGATCGGCATGCAGGAGGCGATCAAGACCTTCCGCAAACAGGGGGGTGGCGGGAAGATCATCAACACCGCTTCCATTGCTGGCAAGCAAGGCTACGAGCCACTTGCGCATTACTGCGCCTCGAAATTCGGCGTGGTGGCGATGACGCAGGCGGCCGCGCGCGCCTTCGGCAAGGAGGGTATTACCGCCAATGCCTTCTGCCCGGGTGTGGTGGCGACGCCGATGTGGGACACCATCGACAAGGGGTTCCGGGACAGTGGCCTTACGCACAATGTCAACGAGGCGTTCGATACCTTCGCCGCGGGCGCGGTGCTGGGGCGTCCGTCGCGGCCGGACGATCTCGTCGGTGTGGCACGCTACCTCGCGTCGGCGGATTCCGACTTCATGACCGGCCAGTCGTTGCTTGTCGACGGCGGCATGGTCTTCGTTTGA
- a CDS encoding oxaloacetate decarboxylase, translating to MTSQTSKFEAFRALHHRPGAFVIPNPWDAGSARILTALGFEALATTSAGFAFAIGRQDSAAALSRDAVLQNARDIVEATDLPVSADLEDGFGPDPAACSLTIAMASMAGLVGGSIEDATGNPSDPIYPFALAAERVAAAAEEARKHPFLLTARTENFLHGKTDLDDTIQRLQAFEKAGADVLYAPGLPDLESIRTVCSSVNRPVNVVMGLAGQIFTVDQLAEAGVKRISVGGSFARAALGGLMRAAREVRDHGTFTYAKDAMPASEAKSYMLQTNR from the coding sequence GTGACCAGCCAAACGAGCAAGTTTGAGGCATTCCGAGCGTTGCATCATCGGCCGGGTGCGTTCGTCATTCCCAACCCGTGGGATGCGGGCTCCGCGCGCATCCTGACTGCTTTGGGCTTCGAGGCGCTGGCTACGACGAGTGCCGGATTTGCCTTCGCAATCGGACGGCAGGATTCCGCCGCGGCGCTTTCGCGGGACGCCGTTCTGCAGAACGCGCGCGATATCGTTGAGGCGACGGATCTTCCGGTCTCCGCCGACCTGGAGGACGGTTTTGGACCAGACCCGGCCGCTTGTTCGCTGACGATCGCGATGGCGTCCATGGCCGGCCTCGTTGGGGGGTCAATCGAGGATGCGACAGGCAATCCCTCAGACCCGATTTATCCATTTGCTCTGGCGGCAGAGAGGGTTGCCGCCGCTGCCGAAGAAGCCCGCAAACACCCGTTCCTGTTGACCGCGCGGACGGAGAATTTTCTGCATGGAAAGACCGATCTGGACGATACAATACAGCGCCTGCAGGCTTTCGAGAAAGCCGGAGCGGATGTGCTGTATGCGCCCGGCCTTCCAGATCTTGAATCTATTCGCACAGTCTGTTCATCCGTCAATCGACCCGTCAATGTCGTGATGGGCCTTGCAGGGCAGATTTTCACTGTCGATCAGTTGGCCGAAGCAGGCGTCAAGCGGATCAGTGTCGGCGGCTCATTTGCCCGCGCCGCCCTTGGAGGGTTGATGCGCGCTGCGCGGGAGGTCAGGGACCATGGCACCTTCACCTACGCGAAGGATGCGATGCCTGCGAGCGAGGCAAAATCCTATATGCTGCAGACCAACCGATAG